In one Halorubrum sp. CBA1229 genomic region, the following are encoded:
- the moaC gene encoding cyclic pyranopterin monophosphate synthase MoaC encodes MSDEPTEAAGELTHTDDSGEVRMVDVGAKPDTSRRAVARGEIRLTPSTIAAVEADEVGKGDVLATARVGAVQAVKHTWETIPMCHQIPITNVDTDFAVGDDRIELTVAVETTGKTGCEMEALEGVTTGLNVVWDMVKAAEKDGDGQYPDTGISGVEVIEKEKRALDGGD; translated from the coding sequence ATGAGTGACGAGCCAACGGAGGCGGCGGGGGAGCTGACCCACACCGACGACTCCGGCGAGGTCCGCATGGTCGACGTCGGCGCGAAGCCGGACACGAGCCGACGCGCGGTCGCGCGCGGCGAGATCCGGCTGACGCCCTCGACGATCGCGGCCGTGGAGGCGGACGAGGTCGGGAAGGGCGACGTGCTCGCGACCGCGCGGGTCGGCGCTGTACAGGCCGTCAAACACACGTGGGAGACGATCCCGATGTGCCACCAGATCCCGATCACGAACGTCGACACCGACTTCGCGGTCGGCGACGACCGGATCGAGCTGACCGTCGCCGTCGAGACGACCGGCAAGACCGGCTGCGAGATGGAGGCGTTGGAGGGCGTCACGACCGGCCTCAACGTCGTCTGGGACATGGTGAAGGCCGCCGAGAAGGACGGCGACGGTCAGTACCCGGACACCGGCATCTCCGGCGTCGAGGTCATCGAGAAGGAGAAGCGGGCGCTCGACGGCGGCGACTGA
- a CDS encoding glycosyltransferase produces MNIGFFTDSYFPGVDGVTYTIQSWRDRLEDRGHDVYVVYPASSHEPDAREIPVRSLPNPFYRQYRVPLYRRLSTLPDLDVVHCHGPASTGVMGRRYAKKRGVKSVYTHHTPVEDYFVQGLKLESLSDVAGRVYVAYENRFLRSFDCVTASTSRIRRDVAPRKLPVGIETETFRPVDGSRFERDEPTVGYSGRMTRNKNVDEILRLAERMPEARFELVGEGPVRDALERDAPDNARFRDFLPREDLPAFYSALDVFVTASTCDTLGLSTLEANACGTPVAAADVSPFDETIGEANGARFAYGDLDDMERAVEDCLDGDRRTREAVEEFSVTRTIDELESIYGVSS; encoded by the coding sequence ATGAACATCGGATTCTTCACCGACAGCTACTTCCCCGGCGTCGACGGCGTCACCTACACGATCCAGTCCTGGCGCGATCGGTTGGAGGACCGAGGCCACGACGTGTACGTCGTCTACCCGGCGAGCAGCCACGAGCCGGACGCCCGGGAGATCCCGGTGCGGTCGCTGCCGAACCCCTTCTACCGCCAGTACCGCGTCCCGCTCTACCGCCGCCTCTCCACCCTCCCCGACCTCGACGTGGTCCACTGCCACGGCCCGGCGTCGACGGGGGTGATGGGGCGCCGGTACGCGAAGAAGCGGGGCGTCAAGTCCGTCTACACCCACCACACGCCGGTCGAGGACTACTTCGTGCAGGGGCTCAAACTGGAATCGCTCTCCGACGTCGCCGGGCGCGTGTACGTCGCCTACGAGAACCGGTTCCTCCGGTCGTTCGACTGCGTCACGGCGTCGACGTCGCGGATCCGCCGCGACGTGGCCCCGCGGAAGCTCCCGGTCGGCATCGAGACGGAGACGTTCCGGCCCGTCGACGGCTCGCGGTTCGAGCGCGACGAGCCGACCGTCGGCTACAGCGGGCGGATGACCCGCAACAAGAACGTCGACGAGATCCTCCGGCTGGCCGAGCGGATGCCGGAGGCGCGCTTCGAGCTCGTCGGCGAGGGGCCGGTTCGCGACGCCCTCGAACGCGACGCCCCGGACAACGCGCGGTTCCGCGACTTCCTCCCGCGCGAGGACCTGCCGGCCTTCTACTCCGCGCTCGACGTCTTCGTCACCGCCTCGACCTGCGACACCCTCGGGCTCTCGACGCTTGAGGCGAACGCCTGCGGGACGCCCGTCGCCGCCGCCGACGTCTCGCCGTTCGACGAGACCATCGGCGAGGCCAACGGCGCCCGGTTCGCGTACGGCGACCTCGACGACATGGAGCGGGCGGTCGAGGACTGCCTCGACGGCGACCGCCGGACCCGGGAGGCGGTCGAGGAGTTCTCCGTGACGCGCACGATAGACGAGCTGGAGTCCATCTACGGGGTGTCCTCGTAG
- a CDS encoding type 1 glutamine amidotransferase, with product MTTPTTVASDLFVVRSEVDADCEYHCDALAAGFPTAEEVDFVAGERVPLDEADGVVLTGSTAAVYEADRRPWIAEQESFVRELVDREIPTLGVCFGHQVANSALGGTVERVGTTAGLVEATLADDPLFEGVEPIVVSLHGDAVTELGDGMEVIASADHASAFGTRHRTAPLWTVQFHPEIDASHRDRLAEDFDWEPGRRSFEDVTAGQIFENFRALVSRAEA from the coding sequence GTGACAACTCCCACCACGGTCGCGTCGGACCTGTTCGTCGTTCGCAGCGAGGTCGACGCCGACTGCGAGTACCACTGCGACGCGCTGGCGGCGGGGTTCCCGACCGCCGAGGAGGTGGACTTCGTCGCGGGCGAGCGGGTGCCCCTCGACGAGGCGGACGGCGTGGTCTTGACCGGGAGCACGGCCGCCGTCTACGAGGCCGACCGCCGCCCGTGGATCGCCGAGCAGGAGTCTTTCGTCCGCGAACTCGTCGATCGGGAGATCCCGACGCTGGGCGTCTGCTTCGGGCATCAGGTCGCCAACTCCGCGCTCGGCGGGACGGTCGAGCGCGTCGGGACGACCGCGGGACTCGTCGAGGCGACCCTCGCCGACGACCCGCTGTTCGAGGGCGTCGAACCGATCGTCGTCTCGTTACACGGCGACGCCGTGACGGAGCTCGGCGACGGGATGGAGGTGATCGCGTCGGCCGACCACGCGAGCGCGTTCGGCACCCGCCACCGGACGGCGCCGCTGTGGACGGTCCAATTTCACCCGGAGATCGACGCCTCTCACCGCGACCGCCTCGCCGAGGACTTCGACTGGGAGCCGGGGCGACGCTCGTTCGAGGACGTCACCGCCGGTCAGATCTTCGAGAACTTCCGAGCGCTCGTCAGCCGAGCGGAAGCGTAA
- a CDS encoding glycosyltransferase family 4 protein encodes MKVSHYFEFEDRVTGGIKESVVHQRKMLDREGIAYTTEPTLDADVLHCNLMGPRSVWYAKRASDRGVPVVAHTHVTAEDFGDSFRFTNALAKPLRPYLSRAYGLADALVCPSEYNRGVIEEYTDAPTTVISNGVDREKLSGFESLEGEYRERYDLSPPTVFLVGHVIKRKGLETFVDLARALPDVDFAWFGPLDLSLKGRETTRLIEESPDNCTFTGFVDDIRGAFAAGDVFLFPTHEENEGIALLEAMTAGKAVVVRDIETFSWLDDGEDCLKVDPADGDSETEAFADAIRRLEDPQLRERLGSNAAARSEVFSLDAIAERYRSLYDRLV; translated from the coding sequence ATGAAGGTCAGCCACTACTTCGAGTTCGAGGACCGCGTGACGGGCGGTATCAAGGAGTCCGTCGTCCACCAGCGGAAGATGCTCGACCGCGAGGGGATCGCGTACACGACGGAGCCGACCCTCGACGCCGACGTGCTCCACTGCAACCTGATGGGGCCCCGCTCGGTGTGGTACGCGAAGCGCGCGAGCGACCGGGGCGTGCCGGTGGTCGCGCACACCCACGTCACCGCCGAGGACTTCGGCGACAGCTTCCGCTTTACCAACGCGCTCGCGAAACCGCTCAGGCCCTATCTCAGCCGGGCGTACGGGCTCGCCGACGCCTTAGTCTGCCCCTCCGAGTACAACCGCGGCGTGATCGAGGAGTACACCGACGCCCCGACGACCGTCATCTCGAACGGCGTCGACCGCGAGAAGCTGTCGGGCTTCGAGTCGCTGGAGGGGGAGTACCGCGAGCGGTACGACCTCTCCCCGCCGACCGTCTTCCTCGTCGGCCACGTGATCAAGCGGAAGGGGTTGGAGACGTTCGTCGACCTCGCCCGCGCGCTCCCCGACGTCGACTTCGCGTGGTTCGGGCCGCTCGACCTCTCTTTAAAAGGCCGCGAGACGACCCGGCTCATCGAGGAGTCGCCCGACAACTGCACGTTCACCGGCTTCGTCGACGATATTCGCGGGGCGTTCGCCGCCGGCGACGTGTTCCTGTTCCCGACCCACGAGGAGAACGAGGGGATCGCGCTGCTGGAGGCGATGACGGCCGGGAAGGCCGTCGTGGTCCGCGACATCGAGACGTTCTCGTGGCTCGACGACGGCGAGGACTGCCTCAAGGTCGATCCCGCCGACGGGGACTCTGAGACCGAGGCGTTCGCCGACGCGATCCGGCGACTGGAAGACCCTCAGCTCCGCGAGCGGCTCGGGTCGAACGCGGCCGCCCGCAGCGAGGTGTTCTCGCTCGACGCCATCGCCGAGCGGTACCGGTCGCTGTACGATCGGCTGGTGTGA
- a CDS encoding formate--tetrahydrofolate ligase encodes MAHSEPDGDAVDAPESDLAVARAADPRPIEAVAADLGLRPADIEPRGDGVAKLTLDAVRSATADADPGDGTTVLVTGMTPTPKGEGKTVTTVGLGQALAGLGESAAVAVREPSLGPVFGVKGGAAGGGYSQVLPMEAINLHFTGDIHALTAAHNLIAAALDNHLHQGNDEGIDVRRVDWPRALDVNDRALRETVVGLGGPARGVPREDEFVITAASELMAVLGLAEDLTDLKARIGRIVLAEDENGDPVTPDDLGVTGAAAALLRDAFRPNLVQTVEGVPALVHGGPFANIAHGTNTLVADRVGASLADYLVTEAGFGADLGAEKFAHIVAREGVVPDVAVVVATVRGAKRHGLEMWPTDFDALDATDPEAVRAGVDNVARHVEVIESLGIPAVVGINVFPDDAESELAALESTLSDAGIPAARSTAYRDGGEGATALAELVRERAGTGTFAPLYDLDAPIREKIETVAREVYGADGVEYVDGAAADIDRVEAWGYGDLPVCVSKTPYSFSDDASLTGVPEGWTLTVREVSPSAGAGFVVAKTADVMTMPGLPAEPAAEDIDVDADGDVSGLF; translated from the coding sequence ATGGCGCACTCAGAGCCGGACGGCGACGCGGTCGACGCACCGGAGTCCGACCTCGCGGTCGCGCGGGCCGCGGACCCCCGGCCGATCGAGGCGGTCGCGGCCGATCTCGGCCTGCGCCCCGCCGACATCGAGCCGCGGGGCGACGGGGTCGCGAAGCTCACCCTCGACGCGGTCCGCTCGGCGACCGCGGACGCCGACCCCGGCGACGGGACGACCGTCCTCGTCACCGGGATGACCCCGACGCCGAAGGGCGAGGGGAAGACCGTGACGACGGTGGGGCTCGGGCAGGCGCTCGCGGGGCTGGGGGAGTCCGCGGCGGTCGCGGTCAGAGAGCCCTCGCTCGGCCCCGTCTTCGGGGTGAAGGGCGGCGCCGCGGGCGGGGGGTACTCGCAGGTGCTCCCGATGGAGGCGATCAACCTCCACTTCACCGGCGACATCCACGCGCTCACGGCCGCGCACAACCTGATCGCCGCCGCGCTCGACAACCACCTCCATCAGGGGAACGACGAGGGGATCGACGTGCGCCGCGTCGACTGGCCGCGCGCGCTCGACGTCAACGACCGCGCGCTCCGCGAGACCGTCGTGGGGCTCGGCGGCCCCGCCCGCGGCGTCCCGCGCGAGGACGAGTTCGTCATCACCGCCGCCTCGGAGCTGATGGCCGTCCTCGGGCTCGCGGAGGACCTGACGGATCTGAAGGCCCGCATCGGGCGGATCGTCCTCGCGGAGGACGAGAACGGGGACCCGGTCACCCCCGACGACCTCGGCGTCACGGGGGCCGCGGCGGCGCTCCTCCGCGACGCGTTCCGCCCGAACCTCGTCCAGACGGTCGAGGGCGTCCCCGCCCTGGTCCACGGCGGTCCCTTCGCCAACATCGCGCACGGGACCAACACGCTCGTGGCCGACCGGGTCGGCGCCTCGCTCGCCGACTACCTCGTCACCGAGGCCGGCTTCGGGGCGGACCTCGGCGCCGAGAAGTTCGCGCACATCGTCGCCCGCGAGGGGGTCGTCCCGGACGTCGCGGTCGTCGTCGCGACGGTCCGCGGGGCCAAGCGCCACGGGCTGGAGATGTGGCCGACCGACTTCGACGCGCTGGACGCGACCGACCCCGAGGCCGTCCGGGCGGGCGTCGACAACGTGGCGCGTCACGTCGAGGTCATCGAGTCGCTCGGGATCCCAGCGGTCGTCGGGATCAACGTCTTCCCTGACGACGCGGAGTCGGAGCTCGCGGCCTTGGAATCGACGCTTTCGGACGCGGGGATTCCGGCCGCACGCTCGACCGCCTACCGCGACGGCGGCGAGGGGGCGACCGCCCTCGCGGAGCTGGTCCGCGAGCGCGCCGGAACCGGGACGTTCGCGCCGCTGTATGACCTCGACGCGCCGATCCGCGAGAAGATCGAGACCGTCGCCCGCGAGGTGTACGGCGCCGACGGCGTGGAGTACGTCGACGGCGCCGCCGCCGACATCGACCGCGTCGAGGCGTGGGGGTACGGCGACCTCCCCGTCTGCGTCTCGAAGACGCCGTACTCCTTCTCGGACGACGCCTCCTTGACCGGCGTGCCGGAGGGGTGGACGCTCACCGTCCGCGAGGTGTCGCCGTCGGCCGGCGCGGGCTTCGTCGTCGCCAAGACCGCCGACGTGATGACGATGCCCGGGCTGCCCGCCGAGCCGGCCGCCGAGGACATCGACGTGGACGCCGACGGCGACGTGAGCGGGCTGTTCTGA
- a CDS encoding DUF2070 family protein, with product MGADNVDVFQRLVFSVPSLKVQLPALVGLSAVYSLVAFSAFSAFTPLSPEPSSVLPVAVLLFLLPFLFAGELFHRLLPSYPRSWSFFLALVNQLVLFVYALVLSGANDVGNVWSIVWLLFITIYLINILALVVSTGIDRYKRILLVSLAEPAALIAAFYAFAGGDLGFSTYRHVFAFASLLIAAAFLVSVLALVDYLIRSNTDVSAFALTSGILRNDRESLDLGVEAEPTVETLAIDNGDRLTLAAPWVHPGPLGGFGGGQLSGNVIEALNDGADEHGFFLHVPCTHKEDLSNPTDAEKILDAVGDPEGSGRASRLVHEDYGEIEFYGRRFGDKQVVYLHSEGIDDYDTGVFMRDVDESEVLLVDLHKHDIQDGPTKEVQYGSSEADRLKRHFDDFRERIAEEPLGEYAAGFAVERTDQDMIAVVESVDGQDVLTIGIDTNGVTPDIREMETRHGEAYDEVLVFSTDTHASIYELANMKQSNVDALEAAIERALDDVSPATIGLESRRTAPLKLLKNDYNGLVFSVNILIRLTVIALVALYALLVMWLFF from the coding sequence ATGGGGGCGGACAACGTCGACGTCTTCCAGCGGCTGGTGTTCAGCGTCCCGTCGCTGAAGGTACAGCTCCCGGCGCTGGTCGGACTCAGCGCGGTGTACAGCCTCGTCGCGTTCTCGGCGTTCTCGGCGTTCACGCCGCTCTCGCCCGAGCCGTCCAGCGTCCTACCGGTCGCGGTCCTCCTCTTCCTGCTTCCATTTCTGTTCGCCGGGGAGCTGTTCCATCGGCTGCTGCCGAGCTACCCTCGGTCGTGGAGCTTCTTTCTCGCCTTGGTCAACCAGCTCGTCCTGTTCGTCTACGCGCTGGTGCTCTCCGGCGCCAACGACGTCGGGAACGTCTGGAGCATCGTCTGGCTCCTCTTCATCACAATATACCTGATCAACATCCTCGCGCTCGTCGTCTCGACGGGGATCGACCGCTACAAGCGGATCCTCCTCGTGTCGCTCGCGGAGCCGGCGGCGCTGATCGCGGCCTTCTACGCGTTCGCGGGCGGCGACCTCGGGTTCTCGACGTACCGCCACGTGTTCGCGTTCGCGTCGCTGCTGATCGCGGCCGCGTTCCTCGTCTCGGTGCTCGCCCTCGTCGACTACCTGATCCGGAGCAACACGGACGTCTCCGCGTTCGCGCTCACGTCGGGGATCCTCCGGAACGACCGGGAGTCGCTCGACCTCGGCGTCGAGGCCGAACCGACCGTCGAGACCCTCGCGATCGACAACGGCGACCGGCTGACGCTCGCCGCCCCGTGGGTCCACCCCGGGCCGCTGGGCGGGTTCGGCGGCGGCCAGCTCAGCGGGAACGTCATCGAGGCCCTGAACGACGGCGCCGACGAGCACGGCTTCTTCCTCCACGTCCCCTGCACGCACAAGGAGGACCTCTCGAACCCGACCGACGCCGAGAAGATCCTCGACGCCGTCGGCGACCCCGAGGGCTCGGGTCGCGCCTCGCGGCTCGTCCACGAGGACTACGGCGAGATCGAGTTCTACGGGCGCCGGTTCGGCGACAAGCAGGTCGTGTACCTCCACAGCGAGGGGATCGACGACTACGACACCGGGGTGTTCATGCGCGACGTCGACGAGTCCGAGGTGCTCTTAGTCGATCTCCACAAACACGACATCCAGGACGGGCCGACGAAGGAGGTCCAGTACGGGTCGAGCGAGGCCGACCGCCTGAAGCGCCACTTCGACGACTTCCGCGAGCGGATCGCCGAGGAGCCGCTCGGCGAGTACGCGGCCGGGTTCGCGGTCGAGCGCACCGACCAGGACATGATCGCGGTGGTCGAGTCAGTCGACGGGCAAGACGTGCTGACGATCGGGATCGACACGAACGGCGTCACGCCGGACATCCGCGAGATGGAGACCCGCCACGGCGAGGCGTACGACGAGGTGCTCGTGTTCTCCACGGACACCCACGCCTCGATCTACGAGCTGGCGAACATGAAACAGTCGAACGTCGACGCCCTCGAGGCGGCGATCGAGCGCGCCCTCGACGACGTCTCGCCGGCGACGATCGGGCTCGAAAGCCGGCGCACGGCGCCGCTGAAGCTGCTTAAAAACGACTACAACGGGCTCGTGTTCAGCGTCAACATCCTCATCCGGCTGACGGTGATCGCGCTGGTGGCGCTGTACGCGCTGCTCGTGATGTGGCTGTTCTTCTGA
- the gcvT gene encoding glycine cleavage system aminomethyltransferase GcvT: MTDRLPPLHETHEARGATFTDFGGWQMPVEFDSIREEHAAVRESVGVFDVSHMGEIEVAGPDATALMNRLTTNDVTALDPGDSQYAAITDDEGIMLDDTVVYRLPDGVEAGTGADALAGMDRDLDAGDGDPAYLFVPNAGHDEQMTDRWTDYRDEAGLDATVANATDDWAMLAVQGPDAADAVDDATPADRVVGLSKFEATVAGIAGVDAWVARTGYTGEDGFEVMCPASAVEDLWSVFVGGDADEGAQPCGLGARDTLRTEMGYLLSGQDFDPEGEPRTPYEARIGFVVKLDTEFVGRDALERQKEEGVDERFVGVRLLDRGVPRGGYAVTDGDLTRIGQLTSGTMSPTLDEPIGLGYLREGYADAGTEVSVVVRGDEKRAEVVIPPFLDR, translated from the coding sequence ATGACGGATCGGCTTCCACCCCTCCACGAGACCCACGAGGCGCGCGGCGCGACGTTCACCGACTTCGGCGGCTGGCAGATGCCGGTCGAGTTCGACTCGATCCGCGAGGAGCACGCCGCGGTCCGGGAGTCCGTCGGCGTCTTCGACGTCTCGCACATGGGCGAGATCGAGGTGGCCGGCCCGGACGCGACGGCGCTGATGAACCGCCTGACGACGAACGACGTGACGGCGCTCGACCCGGGCGACTCCCAGTACGCGGCGATCACGGACGACGAGGGGATCATGCTCGACGACACCGTCGTCTACCGGCTCCCGGACGGGGTCGAGGCCGGAACGGGCGCCGACGCGCTCGCCGGGATGGACCGCGACCTCGACGCGGGCGACGGCGACCCCGCGTACCTCTTCGTCCCGAACGCGGGCCACGACGAGCAGATGACCGACCGCTGGACCGACTACCGCGACGAGGCCGGGCTCGACGCGACCGTCGCAAACGCCACCGACGACTGGGCGATGCTCGCGGTGCAGGGCCCGGACGCGGCGGATGCCGTCGACGACGCGACCCCCGCGGACCGCGTGGTCGGCCTCTCGAAGTTCGAGGCGACGGTCGCCGGGATCGCGGGCGTCGACGCGTGGGTCGCCCGCACCGGGTACACCGGCGAGGACGGCTTCGAGGTCATGTGTCCGGCGAGCGCGGTCGAGGACCTCTGGTCGGTGTTCGTCGGCGGTGACGCAGACGAGGGTGCACAGCCGTGCGGGCTCGGCGCGCGGGACACCCTCCGGACCGAGATGGGCTACCTCCTCTCCGGACAGGACTTCGATCCCGAGGGCGAACCGCGTACCCCCTACGAGGCGCGGATCGGCTTCGTCGTGAAGCTGGACACCGAGTTCGTCGGTCGGGACGCGCTGGAGCGGCAGAAGGAGGAGGGAGTCGACGAGCGGTTCGTCGGCGTCCGCCTGCTCGACCGCGGCGTCCCGCGCGGCGGCTACGCCGTGACCGACGGCGACCTCACCCGGATCGGCCAACTGACCTCCGGCACGATGAGCCCCACGCTCGACGAGCCGATCGGCCTCGGCTACCTCCGCGAGGGCTACGCCGACGCCGGCACCGAGGTGAGCGTCGTGGTGCGCGGCGACGAGAAGCGCGCCGAGGTCGTGATCCCGCCGTTCCTGGACCGGTGA
- a CDS encoding lysylphosphatidylglycerol synthase transmembrane domain-containing protein, with protein sequence MDGSRRRGLVIGGAAAVAILAVLFAVVGADRVVDTVLAADRGLVAATFGLALCWLFAWSLMLRTVLGSLDVHLPIATSFLVYAGAVFANNVTPFGQAGGEPVAAALIAKVSGSRYETGLVGIASVDVLNVVPSISLVFLGVGAYAATAAVGERLEVAVTVAVALIASIATAIALGWRSRRAIVDRLPAAVGGLLGRLRRFDAAAVEAALAARLGNFFEDIERVGTSPRRLAAAVGLSLAGWTLQAAALAVAFAAVGAPIAPEIALFAVPLAYVAGATPLPGGLGGIEAAFVALLVPTTGVAASTVTAAVLVFRGAVYWLPMLIGGVSVSVLGIDAVR encoded by the coding sequence ATGGACGGGAGCCGTCGGCGCGGGCTGGTGATCGGCGGGGCGGCGGCGGTCGCGATCCTCGCGGTGCTGTTCGCGGTCGTCGGCGCGGACCGGGTGGTCGACACGGTGCTCGCGGCCGACCGCGGGCTGGTCGCGGCGACGTTCGGGCTCGCGCTCTGCTGGCTTTTCGCGTGGAGCCTCATGCTCAGGACGGTGCTCGGCTCGCTCGACGTCCATCTCCCGATCGCGACGTCGTTCCTCGTCTACGCCGGCGCCGTCTTCGCGAACAACGTCACCCCCTTCGGACAGGCCGGCGGCGAGCCGGTCGCCGCGGCGCTCATCGCGAAGGTGTCGGGCTCGCGCTACGAGACGGGGCTCGTCGGCATCGCCAGCGTCGACGTGCTCAACGTCGTCCCCTCCATCTCCCTCGTCTTCCTCGGCGTCGGCGCCTACGCCGCCACCGCGGCCGTCGGCGAGCGGCTGGAGGTCGCCGTCACCGTCGCCGTCGCCCTGATCGCGTCGATCGCGACCGCGATCGCGCTCGGCTGGCGCTCCAGGCGGGCGATCGTGGACCGCCTCCCGGCCGCCGTCGGGGGGCTCCTCGGGCGGCTGCGGCGGTTCGACGCCGCCGCGGTCGAGGCGGCGCTCGCGGCGCGTCTCGGGAACTTCTTCGAGGACATCGAGCGCGTGGGCACGAGCCCGCGTCGGCTCGCGGCCGCGGTGGGGCTCTCGCTCGCGGGCTGGACGCTGCAGGCGGCCGCGCTCGCGGTCGCGTTCGCCGCCGTCGGCGCCCCGATCGCGCCGGAGATCGCGCTGTTCGCGGTCCCGCTCGCGTACGTCGCCGGCGCCACGCCGCTGCCCGGGGGGCTCGGCGGGATCGAGGCGGCGTTCGTCGCGCTGCTCGTCCCGACCACGGGCGTGGCCGCCTCGACCGTCACCGCCGCCGTGCTCGTGTTCCGCGGCGCCGTCTACTGGCTCCCGATGCTGATCGGCGGCGTCTCCGTCTCGGTGCTCGGCATCGACGCGGTGCGGTGA
- a CDS encoding NAD(P)H-hydrate dehydratase, producing the protein MISTERMAAVDANAAALGVPRKQLMESSGNAVAREVRAVAEPGAEVALLCGRGNNGGDALVAARFLSAYDATVHLLGRPESIRTDIARENWEALGETDIPTETVTDSTDLSLGDPDVIVDAMLGTGVSGALREPERTAARLANERDATVVAVDVPSGVDADTGGPTGGESAVRVEADRVVTFHDGKPGLAGLDAAVTVADIGIPAAAERYTGPGDLLALGRAGDSHKGENGEALVVGGGPYTGAPSLSARAALRAGADLVRVACPETVAREVQGYSADLIVRGLPGDRLGPAHVDRVAELAADNDVVVLGPGLGDDDATLAFVREFLDSYDGRAVVDADALRVVPEVDTDATLIGTPHQGELVGMGGETAEDPDERAALVRSFADEIGHTLLVKGAVDIVSDGDAVRLNRTGNPGMTVGGTGDVLAGTVGALAAVTDPFRAAAVGAYVNGLAGDAAAAAHGNGLVATDLPDRLPEAMRDE; encoded by the coding sequence ATGATATCGACCGAACGCATGGCCGCGGTCGACGCCAACGCCGCCGCCCTCGGCGTGCCGCGGAAACAGCTCATGGAGTCGTCCGGCAACGCGGTCGCCCGCGAGGTGCGGGCGGTCGCCGAGCCGGGCGCCGAGGTCGCGCTGCTGTGCGGGCGCGGGAACAACGGCGGCGACGCGCTCGTCGCCGCGCGCTTCCTCTCGGCGTACGACGCGACGGTGCACCTGCTCGGTCGCCCGGAGTCGATCCGGACCGACATCGCGCGGGAGAACTGGGAGGCCCTCGGCGAGACCGATATCCCGACGGAGACCGTCACGGACTCGACCGACCTGTCGCTCGGCGACCCGGACGTGATCGTCGACGCGATGCTGGGGACCGGGGTGTCCGGCGCGCTCCGAGAGCCCGAGCGGACGGCGGCGCGGCTGGCCAACGAGCGCGACGCGACCGTCGTCGCCGTCGACGTCCCGAGCGGGGTCGACGCCGACACGGGCGGGCCGACCGGGGGGGAGTCCGCCGTCCGCGTCGAGGCCGACCGCGTCGTCACCTTCCACGACGGGAAGCCGGGGCTTGCCGGGCTCGACGCCGCCGTGACGGTCGCCGACATCGGCATCCCGGCGGCCGCGGAGCGGTACACCGGTCCCGGAGACCTGCTCGCGCTCGGCCGCGCCGGGGACTCGCACAAGGGCGAGAACGGCGAGGCCCTCGTCGTCGGCGGCGGCCCCTACACCGGCGCGCCGTCGCTGTCCGCGCGGGCCGCGCTCCGGGCCGGCGCCGACCTCGTCCGGGTCGCCTGCCCGGAGACCGTCGCGCGGGAGGTGCAGGGGTACTCCGCCGACCTCATCGTCCGCGGGCTCCCCGGCGATCGGCTGGGACCCGCCCACGTCGACCGCGTCGCGGAGCTCGCCGCCGACAACGACGTCGTCGTGCTCGGCCCGGGGCTCGGCGACGACGACGCCACACTGGCGTTCGTCCGTGAGTTCCTCGACAGCTACGACGGCCGGGCCGTCGTCGACGCCGACGCGCTCCGCGTCGTCCCCGAGGTCGACACCGACGCGACGCTGATCGGCACGCCGCACCAGGGCGAGCTCGTCGGGATGGGCGGCGAAACGGCCGAGGACCCGGACGAGCGGGCCGCGCTCGTGCGGTCGTTCGCCGACGAGATCGGCCACACGCTGCTCGTGAAGGGCGCCGTAGACATCGTCAGCGACGGCGACGCGGTGCGGTTGAACCGGACCGGGAACCCGGGGATGACCGTGGGTGGGACCGGCGACGTGCTCGCGGGGACGGTCGGCGCGCTGGCGGCCGTGACCGACCCGTTCCGCGCGGCCGCGGTCGGGGCGTACGTCAACGGGCTGGCCGGCGACGCGGCGGCCGCCGCGCACGGGAACGGGCTCGTGGCGACGGACTTACCCGACCGGCTTCCCGAGGCGATGCGTGATGAGTGA